A single genomic interval of Cucumis sativus cultivar 9930 chromosome 5, Cucumber_9930_V3, whole genome shotgun sequence harbors:
- the LOC101203431 gene encoding plasmodesmata-located protein 7 isoform X1: protein MTPLRSQLLILLFGLSFSFLPFFSLSAIDTFVFGGCTQLRYSPNSGYESNLNSLLTSLVNSATYSSYNNYTIQGSSPQDALSGLYQCRGDLSMPDCATCIARAVTQLGGLCSDTCGGALQLEGCYVKYDNSSFLGVEDKTVVLKKCGPSVGYEEEAMGRRDAVLGALVGASGGYRVGGAGKVQGVAQCVGDLSGSECQDCLGEAIGRLKSDCGTADFGDMFLGKCYARYNTHGPPVFSKAHHDKSNGDGEKTFAIIIGLLAGVALVIIFLVFIRKVFERSGK from the exons atGACCCCTCTTCGTTCACAACTTCTTATCCTCCTCTTCGGCCTTTCTTTCTCATTCCTCCCCTTCTTTTCCCTCTCCGCCATAGACACCTTCGTCTTCGGTGGCTGCACCCAACTTCGCTACTCCCCAAACTCTGGTTACGAGTCAAATCTCAACTCACTACTCACCTCCCTAGTCAACTCAGCCACATACTCCTCCTACAACAACTACACCATCCAAGGCTCCTCACCACAAGACGCCCTCTCGGGTCTCTACCAATGTCGGGGCGACCTCTCGATGCCAGACTGCGCCACATGCATTGCCCGCGCTGTGACGCAGCTAGGTGGACTCTGCTCAGACACATGTGGCGGGGCGCTGCAGCTGGAGGGATGCTACGTGAAGTACGACAACTCGAGCTTTCTCGGGGTGGAGGATAAGACGGTGGTGCTGAAGAAGTGTGGGCCGTCGGTGGGGTACGAGGAGGAGGCGATGGGGCGGAGGGATGCGGTGTTAGGGGCGTTGGTGGGGGCGAGTGGGGGGTATAGAGTGGGCGGGGCTGGGAAAGTACAAGGAGTTGCTCAGTGTGTAGGGGATTTGAGTGGGAGTGAGTGTCAGGATTGTTTAGGAGAGGCTATTGGACGGTTGAAAAGCGATTGTGGGACGGCGGATTTTGGGGATATGTTTTTGGGAAAGTGTTATGCAAGGTATAACACTCATGGGCCTCCTGTTTTCTCTAAGGCCCATCATG ATAAATCTAATGGTGATGGTGAGAAGACATTTGCGATTATCATTGGGCTATTAGCTGGAGTTGCTCttgttatcatttttcttgtctttATTAGAAAGGTGTTTGAACGATCTG gtaaataa
- the LOC101203431 gene encoding plasmodesmata-located protein 7 isoform X2, with product MTPLRSQLLILLFGLSFSFLPFFSLSAIDTFVFGGCTQLRYSPNSGYESNLNSLLTSLVNSATYSSYNNYTIQGSSPQDALSGLYQCRGDLSMPDCATCIARAVTQLGGLCSDTCGGALQLEGCYVKYDNSSFLGVEDKTVVLKKCGPSVGYEEEAMGRRDAVLGALVGASGGYRVGGAGKVQGVAQCVGDLSGSECQDCLGEAIGRLKSDCGTADFGDMFLGKCYARYNTHGPPVFSKAHHGKPFLTTTTTTTAISLINLMVMVRRHLRLSLGY from the exons atGACCCCTCTTCGTTCACAACTTCTTATCCTCCTCTTCGGCCTTTCTTTCTCATTCCTCCCCTTCTTTTCCCTCTCCGCCATAGACACCTTCGTCTTCGGTGGCTGCACCCAACTTCGCTACTCCCCAAACTCTGGTTACGAGTCAAATCTCAACTCACTACTCACCTCCCTAGTCAACTCAGCCACATACTCCTCCTACAACAACTACACCATCCAAGGCTCCTCACCACAAGACGCCCTCTCGGGTCTCTACCAATGTCGGGGCGACCTCTCGATGCCAGACTGCGCCACATGCATTGCCCGCGCTGTGACGCAGCTAGGTGGACTCTGCTCAGACACATGTGGCGGGGCGCTGCAGCTGGAGGGATGCTACGTGAAGTACGACAACTCGAGCTTTCTCGGGGTGGAGGATAAGACGGTGGTGCTGAAGAAGTGTGGGCCGTCGGTGGGGTACGAGGAGGAGGCGATGGGGCGGAGGGATGCGGTGTTAGGGGCGTTGGTGGGGGCGAGTGGGGGGTATAGAGTGGGCGGGGCTGGGAAAGTACAAGGAGTTGCTCAGTGTGTAGGGGATTTGAGTGGGAGTGAGTGTCAGGATTGTTTAGGAGAGGCTATTGGACGGTTGAAAAGCGATTGTGGGACGGCGGATTTTGGGGATATGTTTTTGGGAAAGTGTTATGCAAGGTATAACACTCATGGGCCTCCTGTTTTCTCTAAGGCCCATCATGGTAAGCCATTTCTCaccactactactactactactgcCATTTCCTTG ATAAATCTAATGGTGATGGTGAGAAGACATTTGCGATTATCATTGGGCTATTAG